From one Candidatus Nitrospira nitrosa genomic stretch:
- the fliW gene encoding flagellar assembly protein FliW gives MKCRSTRFGSFEVSDDSIVRFPVGLLGFPESQRYVILDHDTEAPFKWLQSIDEPGLAFVILDPAIFHTDYRVSVPADILAEMNGGKEQDLALAVILTIPSDDPAHITANLRGPLVMSHKTRLGTQLVLSEEYPTRFPLFPASSSQPSISLEPRSAAKCPA, from the coding sequence ATGAAATGTAGATCGACCCGATTTGGGTCATTCGAGGTCTCAGACGACAGCATTGTACGGTTTCCCGTAGGTTTGTTGGGATTTCCGGAGTCCCAACGGTATGTCATTCTGGATCATGACACAGAGGCTCCGTTTAAATGGCTCCAGTCGATCGATGAACCTGGGTTGGCATTCGTGATTCTTGATCCTGCCATATTCCACACTGACTATCGGGTCAGCGTGCCAGCCGACATTTTAGCCGAGATGAACGGCGGGAAAGAGCAAGATCTGGCACTGGCCGTCATCTTGACCATTCCCTCTGACGATCCGGCTCACATTACGGCAAATCTACGCGGTCCGTTGGTGATGAGTCACAAGACGAGATTAGGTACACAGTTGGTGCTTTCTGAAGAATATCCAACTCGGTTTCCGCTCTTCCCTGCATCGTCCTCCCAGCCATCAATTTCCTTAGAGCCACGGTCTGCTGCAAAGTGCCCTGCATAG
- the csrA gene encoding carbon storage regulator CsrA gives MLVLTRRCGESVTIGPDIRVVVLGLKSGQVRLGIEAPPAVAVHREEVHTRIQEENRLAAKTQAVPLDAFRRLIPGKRGMVS, from the coding sequence ATGCTGGTATTGACCCGTCGATGTGGAGAAAGCGTCACGATTGGCCCTGATATCAGAGTCGTCGTACTTGGCCTGAAAAGCGGGCAAGTTCGTTTGGGGATTGAGGCTCCTCCGGCGGTCGCTGTGCATCGGGAGGAAGTCCACACACGGATTCAAGAAGAAAATCGCTTGGCGGCTAAAACCCAAGCCGTCCCTCTCGATGCGTTTCGCCGACTGATCCCTGGAAAACGTGGAATGGTCTCATAA
- a CDS encoding flagellin N-terminal helical domain-containing protein, which produces MRVTEQQVFGFLVNSYQRSRSRALQLQEHLATGKQVLQPSDDPGRFHRIVGEKTTLAKLEQHLRNISSATVRLDLADTALQGTTSTLSRVRQLAVQYASDTNGAAERAAGGQEVKALLQHLLQLGNAEYDENQPVFGGTSRHGFAAGLPLSSPVTLTNAVTDTLTVTVDGVTSGTIDLTGGTETLTSSELAARVQSRINADTTLAVAGKSVSVRYEDARLVIVSDSEGASSTVDVSGGSARTLLGFNGGSSGNGGATFATTVATHVASTNSGGALISQGQVLNPSTTSYDNYVVRFSGATTFDVLNVSTPLSVSPNSANVGRVGVADAGVVDPQEITLDTYEIQFTSSSQYSVRNTTTGATLSSGNTYVSGGAIEFEGVRVVLSNAQGAGPVTGDRFTLALTSQTVLANQAYTAGAPITFDGIQFRITHSASAPAAGDLFHVTAHTRYAGDAGNQQIEVADGEVVSTGVRGDEAFSGSDVNLFDTVQQLLAALRGNFKAGIVESLDSLDRAISQVAAAQGDVGALTNRLESTSLALDDAKELATNTLSSFEDIDLARTISDLTLQEYAIQAAGASLGRIFDNTLLKYLR; this is translated from the coding sequence ATGCGCGTGACGGAACAGCAGGTCTTTGGATTCCTCGTCAACAGCTATCAACGGTCTCGATCACGAGCGCTGCAATTGCAGGAACATCTTGCAACCGGCAAGCAGGTGTTGCAGCCGTCTGACGATCCCGGGCGATTCCATCGGATCGTCGGAGAAAAAACCACCTTAGCGAAACTGGAACAGCATCTTCGAAATATTTCTTCGGCAACGGTCCGACTGGATCTGGCCGATACGGCATTGCAGGGTACGACATCGACCCTCTCTCGAGTGCGACAATTGGCGGTTCAGTATGCCTCTGATACCAATGGTGCGGCGGAGCGAGCCGCAGGCGGGCAAGAAGTCAAGGCTCTCCTCCAGCACCTTCTTCAACTTGGAAATGCCGAATACGATGAGAATCAACCGGTGTTTGGTGGTACAAGCCGCCACGGATTTGCTGCAGGATTGCCCCTGTCCTCGCCTGTGACGCTGACGAATGCGGTTACCGATACGCTGACGGTCACCGTGGATGGCGTGACTTCCGGCACGATTGATTTGACCGGAGGTACAGAGACGTTGACCAGTTCTGAGCTAGCTGCGCGTGTACAGAGCCGAATCAATGCCGATACGACGTTAGCCGTTGCGGGAAAGAGCGTGTCCGTCCGATATGAGGATGCGCGTCTTGTCATAGTGTCCGATTCTGAGGGAGCAAGCTCCACAGTGGACGTGTCCGGGGGGTCGGCCCGTACGCTGCTCGGATTCAACGGAGGGAGTTCAGGTAACGGTGGTGCGACGTTTGCGACGACCGTGGCGACTCATGTTGCGTCGACAAACAGCGGGGGAGCCTTGATCTCTCAAGGACAGGTGCTGAATCCTAGTACGACCTCCTACGACAACTACGTCGTTCGATTTAGTGGGGCGACAACGTTTGATGTTCTCAATGTCTCGACTCCTCTCTCGGTCTCGCCGAATTCTGCCAATGTCGGCCGGGTGGGTGTCGCTGATGCTGGGGTCGTTGATCCACAAGAAATTACACTCGACACATACGAAATACAGTTTACGTCATCGTCCCAGTATTCCGTGCGAAACACCACCACGGGTGCAACGCTTTCATCCGGGAATACCTATGTGTCCGGTGGCGCCATCGAATTTGAAGGTGTTCGTGTCGTGCTTTCCAATGCACAGGGGGCCGGGCCTGTCACCGGAGATCGATTTACCCTCGCTCTGACTTCACAAACAGTCCTCGCCAATCAAGCCTATACAGCTGGTGCTCCGATTACATTCGATGGAATTCAATTCCGAATCACTCATAGCGCGTCTGCACCGGCTGCAGGAGATCTGTTTCACGTGACTGCACATACTCGGTATGCTGGAGATGCCGGCAACCAACAGATTGAAGTCGCTGATGGAGAGGTTGTCAGCACCGGTGTGCGCGGGGATGAGGCTTTTAGCGGTTCCGACGTGAATCTGTTTGATACGGTACAACAACTTCTGGCAGCCCTTCGAGGAAATTTCAAGGCAGGGATTGTTGAGAGCTTAGATAGTTTGGACCGCGCGATCAGTCAAGTCGCGGCAGCGCAGGGAGACGTGGGTGCGTTGACGAACCGCTTGGAGTCTACGTCGCTGGCTTTGGATGATGCCAAGGAACTTGCCACTAATACGCTGTCGTCGTTCGAGGATATTGATTTGGCACGGACCATCTCTGATTTGACGCTGCAAGAGTATGCGATTCAAGCCGCAGGGGCATCCCTTGGTCGGATCTTCGACAATACTCTCCTCAAGTACCTGCGTTAG